From the Burkholderia ubonensis genome, one window contains:
- the rimO gene encoding 30S ribosomal protein S12 methylthiotransferase RimO — translation MSQSPKVGFVSLGCPKALVDSEQIITQLRAEGYEISGTYDGADLVVVNTCGFIDEAVQESLDAIGEALTENGKVIVTGCLGAKKSASGSGLIEEVHPKVLAVTGPHAVGEVMQAVHSHLPKPHDPFVDLVPAAGIKLTPRHYAYLKISEGCNHRCTFCIIPSMRGDLVSRPVAEVMLEAENLFKSGVKELLVISQDTSAYGVDVKYRTGFWNGKPIKTRMTDLVAALGELAAQYGAWVRLHYVYPYPSVDEVIPLMAEGPFKGHVLPYLDVPFQHAHPEVLKRMKRPANAEKVLERVQKWREICPDLTIRSTFIAGFPGETEEQFETLLDFIREAELDRVGCFAYSPVEGATANELDGALPDDVREARRARFMEVAEEVSAKRIERKVGKTLKVLIDEVSDEGGIGRTAADAPEIDGVVYVEPAQKASKRYKVGDFVSVKITGADGHDLWGEV, via the coding sequence ATGTCCCAATCCCCGAAAGTTGGCTTCGTTTCGCTTGGCTGCCCGAAGGCGCTGGTCGACTCCGAACAAATCATCACCCAGCTGCGCGCCGAGGGCTATGAAATCTCCGGCACCTACGACGGCGCCGACCTCGTCGTCGTCAACACCTGCGGCTTCATCGACGAAGCCGTGCAGGAGAGCCTCGACGCGATCGGCGAGGCGCTGACCGAAAACGGCAAGGTGATCGTCACCGGCTGCCTCGGCGCGAAAAAGAGCGCAAGCGGCTCGGGCCTGATCGAGGAAGTGCATCCGAAGGTGCTCGCGGTCACCGGCCCGCACGCGGTCGGCGAGGTGATGCAGGCGGTCCATTCGCACCTGCCGAAGCCGCACGATCCGTTCGTCGACCTCGTGCCCGCGGCCGGCATCAAGCTCACGCCGCGCCACTACGCATACCTGAAGATTTCCGAAGGCTGCAACCACCGCTGCACGTTCTGCATCATCCCGTCGATGCGCGGCGACCTCGTGTCGCGCCCGGTCGCGGAAGTGATGCTCGAAGCGGAGAACCTTTTCAAGTCCGGCGTCAAGGAGCTGCTCGTGATCTCGCAGGACACGAGCGCCTACGGCGTCGACGTCAAATACCGCACGGGCTTCTGGAACGGCAAGCCGATCAAGACGCGCATGACCGACCTGGTGGCCGCGCTCGGCGAGCTCGCGGCGCAGTACGGCGCGTGGGTGCGCCTGCACTACGTGTATCCGTATCCGAGCGTCGATGAAGTCATTCCGCTGATGGCCGAAGGTCCGTTCAAGGGCCACGTGCTGCCGTACCTCGACGTGCCGTTCCAGCACGCGCATCCGGAAGTGCTCAAGCGCATGAAGCGCCCGGCGAACGCGGAGAAGGTGCTCGAGCGCGTGCAGAAGTGGCGCGAGATCTGCCCGGACCTGACGATCCGCAGCACGTTCATCGCGGGCTTCCCCGGCGAGACCGAGGAGCAGTTCGAGACGCTGCTCGACTTCATCCGCGAGGCGGAGCTCGACCGCGTCGGCTGCTTCGCATATTCCCCGGTCGAAGGCGCGACCGCGAACGAACTGGACGGCGCGCTGCCCGACGACGTGCGCGAGGCGCGCCGCGCGCGCTTCATGGAAGTGGCCGAGGAAGTGTCGGCGAAGCGCATCGAGCGCAAGGTCGGCAAGACGCTGAAGGTGCTGATCGACGAAGTGAGCGACGAAGGCGGCATCGGCCGCACGGCGGCGGACGCGCCGGAAATCGACGGCGTCGTCTATGTTGAGCCGGCGCAGAAGGCGTCGAAGCGCTACAAGGTCGGCGATTTCGTGTCCGTGAAGATCACGGGCGCCGACGGTCATGATCTGTGGGGCGAGGTGTAA
- a CDS encoding AsmA family protein — MTLTRAIGKSAAWIAGIVAVVIAVAGVFVFTFDWNHVKPWVNEQVSAALGRPFAINGDLKVDWRRPDGETGWRAWVPWPSLSATRIEIGNPDWAKAPKFVTLDAAHFDLAILPLLAHEIVIPSIDVVNPAVDLERLADGRNTWTFQFKQSSQPSPWKVRLDSFGFAKGMVTYRDAITKADLTIAIDTLGQPIPLGDVMKEQEETSRAASAQRVGKHGAAQLSAKANADAASGASGAAAASGASASSASAVVQASAASSASSARAASGATASAQSSGPTYAFGLKVDGRYKGVPISGTGKLGGVLALEDASRPFPLQADVKAGDTRLAIVGTLTDPRQLAAIDLRLWLQGTTMSHLYALTGITLPDTPPYATEGRLIGNFKPHASTFRYENFNGRVGGSDLGGTLAYAQREPRPQLSGELVSNLLRFSDLAPVIGADTAASKAQRGDTTRQPAGRVLPVEAFRTDRWRALDADVKFTGRKLIKSADLPITDLYTHVVMQDGVLSFEPLKFGVAGGSLATTAHLDGSGAPLKGRFTVAARHLKLKQLFPTQKVMQSALGEINGDASLSATGNSPAALAATSNGEVKAIVTNGAISRLLMEAAGLNVANVVYEKLFGGRDVKINCAAVDFQATNGVLDTKVFALDTDDALINVDGPISLRDESMNLKVHPHTKGFRIFSLRSPLYVKGTFKNPDVGVDAGALALRAGAMVGLGLINPLAALIPLIAPSNNKDVPCSELFAQLKTPTKVSAKAGK; from the coding sequence ATGACGCTTACTCGAGCCATCGGCAAATCGGCTGCATGGATCGCCGGCATCGTCGCGGTCGTGATCGCGGTGGCCGGCGTGTTTGTCTTCACGTTCGACTGGAACCACGTGAAACCGTGGGTCAACGAACAGGTGAGCGCGGCGCTCGGCCGCCCGTTCGCGATCAACGGCGATCTCAAGGTCGACTGGCGCCGCCCCGACGGCGAAACCGGCTGGCGCGCGTGGGTGCCGTGGCCGAGCCTCTCCGCGACACGGATCGAAATCGGCAACCCCGACTGGGCGAAGGCGCCGAAGTTCGTCACGCTCGACGCCGCGCACTTCGATCTCGCGATCCTGCCGCTGCTTGCGCATGAAATCGTCATTCCGTCGATCGACGTCGTCAATCCCGCGGTGGATCTCGAACGGCTCGCCGACGGCCGCAACACGTGGACCTTCCAGTTCAAGCAGTCGAGCCAGCCGTCGCCGTGGAAGGTGCGGCTCGACAGCTTCGGCTTCGCGAAGGGCATGGTCACGTATCGCGACGCGATCACGAAAGCCGACCTGACGATCGCGATCGACACGCTCGGCCAGCCGATTCCGCTCGGCGACGTGATGAAGGAGCAGGAGGAAACGTCGCGTGCGGCGTCGGCGCAGCGCGTCGGCAAGCATGGCGCCGCGCAGTTGAGCGCGAAGGCCAATGCCGATGCAGCGTCGGGGGCGAGCGGAGCGGCGGCTGCTTCGGGGGCTTCGGCTTCGTCTGCGTCAGCGGTCGTGCAGGCGTCCGCTGCGTCTAGTGCGTCTAGTGCGCGTGCTGCCTCGGGCGCCACTGCGTCCGCGCAGTCGTCCGGTCCGACCTATGCGTTCGGGCTCAAGGTCGACGGCCGCTACAAGGGCGTGCCGATCAGCGGCACCGGCAAGCTCGGCGGCGTGCTCGCGCTCGAGGACGCGTCGCGGCCGTTCCCGCTGCAGGCCGACGTGAAGGCGGGCGACACGCGCCTCGCGATCGTCGGCACGCTGACCGATCCGCGCCAACTGGCCGCGATCGACCTGCGTCTGTGGCTGCAGGGCACGACGATGTCGCACCTGTATGCGCTGACCGGCATCACGCTGCCGGACACGCCGCCCTATGCGACCGAAGGGCGCCTGATCGGCAATTTCAAGCCGCACGCGAGCACGTTCCGCTACGAGAACTTCAACGGCCGGGTCGGCGGCAGCGACCTGGGCGGCACGCTCGCCTATGCGCAGCGCGAGCCGCGTCCGCAGCTGTCGGGCGAGCTGGTGTCGAACCTGCTGCGCTTCTCCGACCTCGCGCCGGTGATCGGCGCGGACACCGCCGCGAGCAAGGCGCAGCGCGGCGACACGACGCGCCAGCCGGCGGGCCGCGTGCTGCCGGTCGAGGCGTTCCGCACCGACCGCTGGCGCGCGCTCGACGCGGACGTCAAGTTCACCGGCCGCAAGCTGATCAAGAGCGCCGACCTGCCGATCACCGACCTGTACACGCACGTCGTGATGCAGGACGGCGTGCTGTCGTTCGAGCCGCTGAAGTTCGGTGTCGCGGGCGGCTCGCTCGCGACGACCGCGCATCTCGACGGCAGCGGCGCGCCGCTCAAGGGCCGCTTCACGGTCGCCGCGCGGCACCTGAAGCTCAAGCAGCTGTTCCCGACCCAGAAGGTGATGCAGTCGGCGCTCGGCGAGATCAACGGCGATGCGTCGTTGTCCGCGACCGGCAATTCGCCGGCCGCGCTCGCCGCGACGTCGAACGGCGAAGTGAAGGCGATCGTGACCAACGGCGCGATCAGCCGGCTGCTGATGGAAGCGGCCGGCCTGAACGTCGCGAACGTCGTCTACGAGAAGCTGTTCGGCGGCCGCGACGTGAAGATCAACTGCGCGGCGGTCGATTTCCAGGCGACCAACGGCGTGCTCGACACGAAGGTGTTCGCGCTCGACACCGACGACGCGCTGATCAACGTCGACGGCCCGATCAGCCTGCGCGACGAATCGATGAACCTGAAAGTGCATCCGCACACGAAGGGCTTCCGAATTTTCTCGCTGCGCTCGCCGCTGTACGTGAAGGGCACGTTCAAGAATCCGGACGTCGGCGTCGATGCGGGCGCGCTCGCGTTGCGCGCCGGCGCGATGGTCGGCCTCGGGCTGATCAACCCGCTGGCCGCGCTGATCCCGCTGATTGCGCCGAGCAACAACAAGGACGTGCCGTGCAGCGAGCTGTTCGCGCAGCTGAAGACGCCGACGAAGGTGTCGGCGAAGGCCGGCAAATGA
- a CDS encoding zinc-binding alcohol dehydrogenase family protein: MKAVGLTRYLPIDDPQALLDVELPQPVPGPRDLLVKVEAISVNPVDTKVRAPKPQVEAAPRVLGWDAAGTVVAVGADVTLFRPGDEVFYAGSITRPGANSEYHAVDERVAALKPSTLDFAAAAALPLTALTAWEALFDRLRVSPQGADAGKSVLIIGGAGGVGSIAIQLAKTLGKLHVIATASRPESVQWVRALGADQAVDHFGDLPAQLRDAGHPQVDYVLIFNDTDRHFPAAAEVIRPQGGICTIVENAKPIPVELLKAKSAAFHWEFMFTRAMFETPDMIEQHKLLTEVARLVDDGVLRTTLGEHLGAINADNVRRAHRLLEAGRAIGKLVLSGF; encoded by the coding sequence ATGAAAGCCGTTGGATTGACACGTTACCTGCCGATCGACGATCCGCAGGCGTTGCTCGACGTCGAGCTGCCGCAGCCCGTGCCGGGCCCGCGCGACCTGCTCGTGAAGGTCGAGGCAATTTCCGTGAATCCGGTCGACACCAAGGTGCGCGCGCCGAAGCCGCAGGTCGAAGCCGCGCCGCGCGTGCTTGGCTGGGACGCCGCCGGCACGGTCGTCGCGGTGGGTGCGGACGTGACGCTGTTCCGGCCGGGCGACGAGGTGTTCTACGCGGGCAGCATCACGCGGCCGGGCGCGAACAGCGAATACCACGCGGTCGACGAGCGCGTCGCCGCGCTGAAGCCGAGCACGCTCGACTTCGCGGCCGCCGCCGCGCTGCCGCTCACCGCGCTGACCGCGTGGGAAGCGCTGTTCGACCGCCTGCGCGTGTCGCCGCAGGGCGCGGACGCGGGCAAGTCGGTGCTGATCATCGGCGGCGCGGGCGGGGTCGGCTCGATCGCGATCCAGCTCGCGAAGACGCTCGGCAAGCTGCACGTGATCGCGACCGCGTCACGGCCCGAATCGGTGCAGTGGGTGCGCGCGCTCGGCGCCGACCAGGCCGTCGACCACTTCGGCGACCTGCCCGCGCAGCTGCGCGACGCGGGCCACCCGCAGGTCGACTACGTGCTGATCTTCAACGACACCGACCGGCACTTCCCGGCGGCGGCTGAGGTGATCCGGCCGCAGGGCGGCATCTGCACGATCGTCGAGAACGCGAAGCCGATTCCGGTCGAGCTGCTGAAGGCGAAGAGCGCCGCGTTTCACTGGGAATTCATGTTCACGCGCGCGATGTTCGAGACGCCGGACATGATCGAGCAGCACAAGCTGCTGACCGAAGTCGCGCGGCTCGTCGACGACGGCGTGCTGCGCACGACGCTGGGCGAGCACCTCGGTGCGATCAACGCGGACAACGTGCGGCGCGCGCATCGGCTGCTGGAAGCGGGGCGCGCGATCGGCAAGCTGGTGCTGAGCGGCTTCTGA
- the serB gene encoding phosphoserine phosphatase SerB has product MIQNLVIQSVAPLSDAHHKPLLALARGARAVQVDEHALRIEGADPAQRPDIDVYCGTHALDFAFVDAGRTLRDFGLVVMDMDSTLITIECIDEIADFCGLKAEVAAITEASMRGEIRDFDESLTRRVALLAGLDAQALERVYDERLRLSPGAETMLAGAKAAGLKTLLVSGGFTFFTARLKTRLGLDFAHANTLEIVDGKLTGKVIGEIVNADVKARMLRDTCASLGIAPSRAIAMGDGSNDLKMMAEAGLSVAFRAKPIVRSAATVAFDHVGLDGLLRLF; this is encoded by the coding sequence ATGATTCAGAATCTCGTCATCCAGAGCGTCGCGCCGTTGTCGGACGCGCATCACAAACCGTTGCTCGCGCTGGCGCGCGGCGCCCGCGCCGTGCAGGTCGACGAGCACGCGCTGCGCATCGAGGGTGCCGATCCGGCGCAGCGGCCCGACATCGACGTGTACTGCGGCACGCACGCGCTCGACTTCGCGTTCGTCGACGCCGGCCGCACGCTGCGCGACTTCGGGCTCGTCGTGATGGACATGGATTCGACGCTGATCACGATCGAGTGCATCGACGAGATCGCGGATTTCTGCGGCCTGAAGGCGGAGGTGGCGGCGATCACCGAGGCGTCGATGCGCGGCGAGATCCGCGATTTCGACGAAAGCCTGACGCGCCGCGTCGCGCTGCTCGCCGGCCTCGACGCGCAGGCGCTCGAGCGCGTGTACGACGAGCGGCTGCGGCTGTCGCCGGGCGCGGAAACGATGCTCGCCGGCGCGAAGGCCGCCGGCCTGAAGACGCTGCTCGTGTCGGGCGGCTTCACGTTCTTCACCGCACGCCTGAAGACGCGGCTCGGCCTCGACTTCGCGCACGCGAACACGCTCGAGATCGTCGACGGCAAGCTGACCGGGAAAGTGATCGGCGAGATCGTCAACGCCGACGTGAAGGCGCGCATGCTGCGCGACACGTGCGCGTCGCTCGGCATCGCGCCGAGCCGCGCGATCGCGATGGGCGACGGCTCGAACGACCTGAAGATGATGGCGGAAGCCGGCCTGTCGGTCGCCTTCCGCGCGAAGCCGATCGTGCGCAGCGCGGCGACGGTCGCGTTCGATCACGTCGGCCTCGACGGCCTGCTGCGCCTGTTCTGA
- a CDS encoding LysR family transcriptional regulator yields MTSAPTSAPMPAPDKPLDLLDVGLFVRAALLANVTAAGREFGVSAAVASARIAQLERQLGARLLHRTTRRISVTQDGEVFMARAEALLAAADAARASVGHGRTDPYGRLKVSMSSSFGRQHVAPVIPAFLRRYPSVSLDLRLSDEIVDLVDEGIDVAIRLGALKDSTLVARKLAVNRRVVCCSPAYLAEHGAPRHPADLAQHECVILGDQRDWSFVTPQGPLTVRVGGRLVASNGEAIREALVNGFGIAIKSTWDVAPQLARGALVTVLDDYPLADEVAIWAVYPSRAHVPLKTLAFIAFLAGHFGDPPYWDRTDAR; encoded by the coding sequence ATGACATCGGCCCCGACATCAGCCCCCATGCCCGCCCCCGACAAGCCGCTCGACCTGCTCGACGTCGGCCTGTTCGTGCGCGCGGCGCTGCTCGCGAACGTGACCGCCGCCGGCCGCGAATTCGGCGTGTCCGCCGCGGTCGCGAGCGCACGCATCGCGCAACTCGAACGCCAGCTCGGCGCCCGCCTGCTGCATCGCACCACGCGCCGCATCAGCGTCACGCAGGACGGCGAGGTGTTCATGGCGCGCGCCGAGGCGCTGCTCGCCGCCGCCGACGCCGCGCGCGCGTCGGTCGGCCACGGCCGCACCGATCCGTACGGGCGCCTGAAGGTGTCGATGTCGTCGTCGTTCGGCCGCCAGCACGTCGCGCCGGTGATCCCTGCCTTCCTGCGCCGCTACCCGTCGGTGTCGCTCGACCTGCGGCTGTCCGACGAGATCGTCGACCTGGTCGACGAAGGCATCGACGTCGCGATCCGGCTCGGCGCGCTGAAGGATTCGACGCTGGTCGCGCGCAAGCTCGCCGTGAACCGCCGCGTCGTGTGCTGCTCGCCCGCCTATCTCGCCGAGCACGGCGCGCCGCGCCACCCGGCCGATCTCGCGCAGCACGAATGCGTGATCCTCGGCGACCAGCGCGACTGGTCGTTCGTCACGCCGCAGGGGCCGCTCACGGTACGTGTCGGCGGCCGGCTCGTCGCGAGCAACGGCGAGGCGATCCGCGAAGCGCTCGTCAACGGCTTCGGGATCGCGATCAAGTCGACCTGGGACGTCGCGCCCCAATTGGCGCGCGGCGCGCTCGTCACCGTGCTCGACGACTATCCGCTCGCCGACGAAGTCGCGATCTGGGCCGTCTACCCGAGCCGCGCGCACGTGCCGCTGAAGACGCTCGCGTTCATTGCGTTTCTCGCCGGGCATTTCGGCGATCCGCCTTACTGGGATCGGACGGATGCACGATAG
- a CDS encoding ABC transporter ATP-binding protein, whose product MTAPTALIDAQQITRRDANNGKTLLAPTDLSVAAGSRIAITGPSGSGKSVLLRALALLDPLDGGQLLWRGARIKRGAIPRYRRSVAYVRQRAAQTDGTVESQLRYPYSLAVYRDLTFDRARAEQLAARAGRGADFLDKRASELSGGEAQIAALLRVLQLDPDVLLLDEPTAALDPDSTRAIEALVGAWFDAAPDARAYLWISHDPAQAARIGTIQLVMQAGVLHAVNPTECAQ is encoded by the coding sequence ATGACCGCCCCGACCGCTCTCATCGACGCGCAGCAGATCACGCGCCGCGACGCGAACAACGGCAAGACGCTGCTGGCGCCGACCGACCTCAGCGTCGCCGCAGGATCGCGAATTGCTATCACGGGGCCATCGGGCTCCGGCAAGAGCGTGCTGCTGCGCGCGCTCGCGCTGCTCGATCCGCTCGACGGCGGCCAGCTCCTCTGGCGCGGCGCGCGCATCAAGCGCGGCGCAATTCCGCGCTACCGGCGCAGCGTCGCTTATGTGCGTCAACGCGCGGCGCAGACGGACGGCACGGTCGAATCGCAATTGCGCTATCCGTATTCGCTCGCGGTCTATCGCGACCTGACGTTCGATCGCGCGCGTGCGGAACAGCTCGCCGCGCGCGCGGGCCGCGGCGCGGACTTCCTCGACAAGCGCGCGAGCGAGCTGTCGGGCGGCGAGGCGCAGATCGCGGCGCTGCTGCGCGTGCTGCAGCTCGATCCCGACGTGCTGCTGCTCGACGAGCCGACCGCCGCGCTCGACCCTGACTCGACGCGCGCGATCGAGGCGCTCGTCGGCGCGTGGTTCGATGCGGCGCCCGACGCGCGCGCCTACCTGTGGATCTCGCACGATCCCGCGCAGGCCGCGCGGATCGGCACGATCCAGCTCGTGATGCAGGCCGGCGTGCTGCACGCGGTCAACCCGACGGAGTGTGCGCAATGA
- a CDS encoding DUF6013 family protein yields the protein MSQRSVSVAASWSVAIAAACVSASVFAAPPVKGSLKGGGTGQLEYTVKVDSKTFGNTQETRKIRSGETDDFNWKSVPPDGAVAMPDECPNSANLPRDANGAMVRQTQVRLAPSIDAKGMANVQMSFQAAAPKGTRSVTAGGKSLLCPNVVSVSQVKWLTISSSGGSKTVTMSDGTKVTVSIKH from the coding sequence ATGAGCCAACGCAGTGTGTCGGTCGCCGCATCGTGGTCGGTCGCGATCGCGGCGGCGTGCGTCAGCGCCAGCGTGTTCGCGGCGCCGCCGGTCAAGGGCAGCCTGAAGGGCGGCGGCACCGGACAGCTCGAGTACACCGTCAAGGTCGATTCGAAGACGTTCGGCAACACGCAGGAGACGCGCAAGATCCGCTCGGGCGAGACGGACGACTTCAACTGGAAATCGGTTCCGCCCGATGGCGCGGTCGCGATGCCGGACGAGTGCCCGAATTCCGCCAACCTGCCGCGCGACGCGAACGGCGCGATGGTCCGGCAGACGCAGGTCCGGCTCGCGCCGTCGATCGACGCGAAGGGGATGGCGAACGTGCAGATGAGCTTCCAGGCGGCCGCGCCGAAAGGCACGCGCAGCGTGACGGCCGGCGGCAAGTCGCTGCTGTGTCCGAACGTCGTGTCGGTGAGCCAGGTGAAGTGGCTGACGATCTCGTCCAGCGGCGGATCGAAAACCGTCACGATGAGCGACGGCACGAAGGTCACCGTATCGATCAAGCACTGA
- a CDS encoding ABC transporter permease, with protein MSPTLQDLSLVDVGIAAALVAVNGAISAALSLGLGRKLALAAVRTVVQLLAIGYVLGWVFGHARWYVVLPLTALMTLIAGFAGAGRGKRTYRGQRVDSILSIWASSWIVAAIGLFVVIRIHPWYAPQYAIPILGMILGNTLTGVSLGVERMTEELTARRDRVETALALGATRWEAAQDAARQAVRAGMLPTLNQMAVVGVVSLPGMMTGQVLAGQSPLQAVRYQIVIMFLIAAASALGTVGAVLLTYRRLFSPDHRFIASRLEERKS; from the coding sequence ATGAGCCCGACGCTGCAGGATCTGAGCCTCGTCGACGTCGGCATCGCGGCGGCGCTCGTCGCGGTCAACGGCGCGATCTCGGCCGCGCTGTCGCTCGGGCTCGGCCGCAAGCTCGCGCTCGCCGCGGTGCGCACCGTCGTGCAGCTGCTCGCGATCGGCTACGTGCTCGGCTGGGTGTTCGGCCATGCGCGCTGGTACGTCGTGCTGCCGCTCACCGCGCTGATGACGCTGATCGCCGGCTTCGCGGGCGCCGGCCGCGGCAAGCGCACCTATCGCGGGCAGCGCGTCGACAGCATCCTGTCGATCTGGGCCAGCAGCTGGATCGTCGCGGCGATCGGGCTGTTCGTCGTGATCCGCATTCATCCGTGGTATGCGCCGCAGTATGCGATTCCGATCCTCGGGATGATCCTCGGCAATACGCTGACCGGCGTGTCGCTCGGCGTCGAGCGGATGACCGAGGAGCTCACCGCGCGCCGCGACCGCGTGGAAACGGCGCTCGCGCTAGGCGCGACGCGCTGGGAAGCCGCGCAGGACGCCGCGCGGCAGGCCGTGCGCGCCGGCATGCTGCCGACGCTCAACCAGATGGCCGTCGTCGGCGTCGTCAGCCTGCCGGGCATGATGACCGGCCAGGTGCTGGCCGGCCAGTCGCCGCTGCAGGCCGTGCGCTATCAGATCGTCATCATGTTCCTGATCGCCGCGGCGTCCGCGCTCGGCACGGTCGGCGCGGTGCTGCTGACCTATCGCCGGTTGTTCTCGCCCGACCATCGCTTCATTGCGTCGCGGCTGGAGGAACGCAAGTCGTGA
- a CDS encoding cystathionine beta-lyase produces MTASTSKRALQTRIVQPDDVIPEGFRSFVAPVARASTVVFPDLATMRNLDWRQDSQWRYGLHATPTSLALAQRLAEIEGGTHALLQPSGLASIMNVYFGLVKAGDDVLIPHNVYGPNADFGNWLAKDFGITARFYDPLVGAGIADLIRPNTRLIWLEAPGSVTMEVPDVRAITAVAKQHGVVTAIDNTYSAGLAFKPFEHGVDISVQALTKYQSGGSDLLMGATITADAALHAHLKLARMRCGIGVSVDDCSLVLRSLPSMRARFDAHSKSALALAHWLKARPEIATVLHPQLPDCPGHASFVRDFTAGGAPAAGGLFSVIFDARYSAAQVDRFVEALELFAIGWSWGGACSLAMPYDVASMRPEWPHRGTLVRFYVGLEDEADLRADIERAMQATLG; encoded by the coding sequence ATGACTGCATCCACTTCCAAGCGCGCGCTGCAAACCCGCATCGTTCAACCCGACGACGTGATTCCGGAAGGCTTCCGTTCGTTCGTCGCGCCGGTCGCGCGCGCGTCGACGGTCGTGTTTCCCGACCTCGCGACGATGCGCAACCTCGACTGGCGCCAGGACAGCCAGTGGCGATACGGCCTGCACGCGACGCCGACCTCGCTCGCGCTCGCGCAGCGGCTTGCGGAGATCGAGGGCGGCACGCACGCGCTGCTGCAGCCGTCGGGTCTCGCGTCGATCATGAACGTCTACTTCGGCCTGGTGAAGGCAGGCGACGACGTGCTGATCCCGCACAACGTCTACGGCCCGAACGCCGATTTCGGCAACTGGCTCGCCAAGGATTTCGGCATCACCGCGCGTTTCTACGATCCGCTCGTCGGCGCCGGCATTGCGGACCTGATCCGGCCGAACACGCGCCTGATCTGGCTCGAGGCGCCCGGCTCGGTGACGATGGAAGTGCCGGACGTCCGGGCGATCACGGCGGTCGCGAAGCAGCACGGCGTCGTCACCGCGATCGACAACACGTATTCGGCGGGGCTCGCGTTCAAGCCGTTCGAGCACGGCGTCGACATCTCGGTGCAGGCGCTGACCAAGTACCAGTCGGGCGGCAGCGACCTGCTGATGGGCGCGACGATCACCGCGGACGCGGCGCTGCACGCGCATCTGAAGCTCGCGCGGATGCGCTGCGGGATCGGCGTGTCGGTCGACGACTGCTCGCTCGTGCTGCGCAGCCTGCCGAGCATGCGCGCGCGCTTCGACGCGCACAGCAAGAGCGCGCTCGCGCTCGCGCACTGGCTGAAGGCGCGGCCCGAAATCGCGACCGTGCTGCATCCGCAACTGCCGGATTGTCCGGGCCATGCGTCGTTCGTTCGCGATTTCACCGCGGGCGGCGCTCCGGCGGCAGGCGGCCTGTTCTCGGTGATCTTCGACGCGCGCTACAGCGCGGCGCAGGTCGACCGCTTCGTCGAGGCGCTGGAGCTGTTCGCAATCGGCTGGAGCTGGGGCGGCGCGTGCAGCCTCGCGATGCCGTACGACGTCGCGTCGATGCGGCCGGAGTGGCCGCATCGCGGCACGCTGGTGCGCTTCTACGTCGGCCTCGAGGACGAGGCCGACCTGCGCGCGGACATCGAGCGCGCGATGCAGGCGACGCTCGGCTGA
- a CDS encoding sugar kinase: MAAPFPEILALGEAMVEFNQSQPGRPEFLQGFGGDTSNFCIAAARQGASAGFVSAVGDDPFGRLLSDLWRSEGVDTTYVRIDHAAPTGVYFVTHGPNGHQFDYLRAGSAASRYTTGDLPLDALAAAKAVHLSGISLAIGTAACDAAFAAIGHAREHGAKVSFDTNLRLKLWPLPRARAVMREALRQTDICLPSWEDVTAITGADDRDAIVDAMLELGPQVVALKLGKDGAYVATPHERRVVPGFTVEAIDATGAGDCFGGAFVARIVAGDDPFTAARYANAAAALSTTGYGAVAPIPHRDAVERLLRG, from the coding sequence ATGGCGGCGCCGTTTCCGGAGATCCTCGCGCTCGGCGAGGCGATGGTCGAATTCAACCAGTCGCAGCCGGGCCGCCCCGAATTCCTGCAGGGCTTCGGCGGCGACACGTCGAACTTCTGCATCGCGGCCGCGCGCCAGGGCGCGTCGGCGGGCTTCGTGTCGGCGGTCGGCGACGACCCGTTCGGCCGGCTGCTGAGCGACCTGTGGCGCAGCGAAGGCGTCGACACGACGTACGTGCGCATCGACCATGCGGCGCCGACCGGCGTGTACTTCGTCACGCACGGCCCGAACGGCCATCAGTTCGACTACCTGCGCGCCGGCTCGGCCGCGAGCCGCTACACGACCGGCGACCTGCCGCTCGACGCGCTTGCCGCCGCGAAGGCGGTGCACCTGTCGGGCATCAGCCTCGCGATCGGCACGGCCGCGTGCGACGCCGCGTTCGCGGCGATCGGGCATGCGCGCGAGCACGGCGCGAAGGTCAGCTTCGACACGAACCTGCGCCTGAAGCTGTGGCCGCTGCCGCGCGCCCGCGCGGTGATGCGCGAAGCGCTGCGCCAGACGGACATCTGCCTGCCGAGCTGGGAAGATGTCACGGCGATCACGGGCGCGGACGATCGCGACGCGATCGTCGACGCGATGCTCGAGCTCGGGCCGCAGGTCGTCGCGCTGAAGCTCGGCAAGGACGGCGCGTATGTCGCGACGCCGCACGAACGGCGCGTCGTGCCGGGCTTCACGGTCGAGGCGATCGACGCGACGGGCGCGGGCGACTGCTTCGGCGGCGCGTTCGTCGCGCGGATCGTCGCGGGCGACGATCCGTTCACGGCGGCGCGCTACGCGAACGCGGCGGCGGCGCTGTCGACGACGGGCTACGGCGCGGTCGCGCCGATTCCGCATCGCGACGCGGTCGAACGCTTGCTGCGGGGCTGA